The following proteins are co-located in the Microcystis wesenbergii NRERC-220 genome:
- the thyD gene encoding thylakoid membrane protein ThyD, whose amino-acid sequence MKIAITGATGFVGSRLVVKLYDRGDDILILTRNPDKAQRIYPKSIYPKIEIIPYIATESGDWQKEISGCDAVINLAGEPISERWTGEAKRAIVASREIGTEKIVEAIALADQKPKVLINSSAIGYYGTSETASFDENSPPGGDFLADVCKKWETAAQKVKDYGTRLVILRTGIVLGNGGALGKMIPPFKLFAGGPIGSGRQWFSWIHRDDLINLIIYCLDRQGISGTFNATAPNPVRMKEFCQILGEVMNRPSWLPVPDFALEILLGEGAKIVLEGQEVLPKATQAIGFDYRYPNLEAALQEIVPKM is encoded by the coding sequence ATGAAAATAGCGATTACTGGGGCGACGGGATTTGTGGGTAGTCGATTGGTGGTCAAACTCTATGATCGCGGCGATGACATCCTAATTTTGACTCGCAATCCCGATAAAGCCCAGAGAATTTACCCAAAGTCAATCTATCCTAAGATAGAGATTATTCCCTATATCGCCACAGAATCGGGGGATTGGCAAAAAGAGATTTCCGGATGTGACGCGGTGATTAATCTAGCGGGAGAACCGATTTCGGAACGCTGGACCGGTGAAGCAAAACGAGCAATCGTCGCTAGTCGGGAAATCGGCACCGAGAAAATTGTCGAGGCGATCGCACTGGCCGACCAGAAACCGAAAGTTTTAATTAACTCCTCGGCGATCGGTTACTATGGAACCAGTGAAACCGCTAGTTTTGACGAAAATAGCCCTCCCGGTGGCGATTTTCTGGCAGATGTCTGTAAAAAGTGGGAAACAGCCGCCCAAAAAGTTAAAGATTACGGCACTCGTTTAGTCATTCTTCGCACGGGTATTGTTTTAGGCAATGGGGGTGCTTTAGGGAAAATGATCCCACCCTTCAAACTGTTTGCCGGCGGACCGATTGGCAGCGGACGTCAGTGGTTTTCTTGGATTCATCGGGATGATTTAATTAATTTAATTATCTATTGTCTCGATCGCCAGGGAATTAGCGGTACTTTCAACGCTACTGCACCCAATCCCGTCCGGATGAAAGAATTCTGTCAGATTTTAGGGGAAGTAATGAATCGTCCTTCTTGGTTGCCAGTGCCAGATTTTGCCCTCGAAATTCTCTTGGGAGAAGGAGCAAAAATCGTCTTAGAAGGTCAAGAAGTGCTGCCAAAAGCCACTCAAGCGATCGGTTTTGACTATCGTTATCCTAATCTAGAAGCGGCCTTACAAGAAATCGTCCCGAAAATGTAG
- the psb28 gene encoding photosystem II reaction center protein Psb28 gives MTNPTIEFFVGLSEELSGVSLRQNKNTGIRNVLMTFKTLKAIERFQSFTTRTYGDLRLTDEEGVIIVIPNSTKFIFGGDEGDEIQRVECGFEITDEHWERFLRFMNRYAAANGMGYQDK, from the coding sequence ATGACCAATCCCACGATCGAGTTTTTTGTCGGTTTATCAGAAGAATTAAGCGGTGTTAGTCTCCGCCAAAATAAAAATACCGGGATTCGCAATGTCCTGATGACTTTTAAAACCCTGAAAGCGATCGAACGTTTCCAAAGTTTCACCACCCGCACCTACGGCGATCTCCGTCTCACCGATGAGGAAGGAGTGATTATAGTTATTCCCAACTCGACTAAGTTTATTTTTGGAGGAGATGAAGGAGATGAAATTCAACGGGTAGAATGTGGTTTTGAAATCACCGATGAACACTGGGAGCGTTTTCTGCGCTTTATGAATCGTTACGCGGCAGCCAACGGGATGGGGTATCAGGATAAGTGA
- the petM gene encoding cytochrome b6-f complex subunit PetM — MTAESMLFNGPIVAIVLVLVGLAWGFLLLKIQGGEAE, encoded by the coding sequence ATGACCGCAGAAAGTATGTTATTTAATGGTCCGATCGTGGCGATCGTTCTCGTCCTCGTCGGATTAGCTTGGGGTTTTCTCCTCCTCAAAATCCAAGGTGGGGAAGCGGAATAG
- a CDS encoding DUF192 domain-containing protein translates to MIGKKSFMLKLKLILFLGLLLLSCQSTHLNGNNSSMAQITTENQGQILPITAKADINGEMIELEVAQTPEQQAKGLMYRSSLQKNRGMLFPFAQPLIARFWMKNVSIPLDMIFLKDGIVKAVLLNVPPCAVDPCPVYGPNTMVNQVIELAGGRAKELGVKEGDKIKIESISRP, encoded by the coding sequence ATGATCGGTAAAAAATCATTTATGCTCAAGCTCAAGTTAATATTATTTTTAGGTTTGTTGCTGCTGAGTTGTCAATCGACTCATCTCAATGGTAATAATAGTTCGATGGCTCAGATTACGACTGAGAATCAAGGGCAAATATTACCGATCACGGCCAAAGCAGATATTAATGGTGAGATGATTGAGTTAGAAGTGGCTCAAACCCCAGAACAACAGGCCAAGGGGTTAATGTATCGCTCGTCTTTGCAGAAAAATCGCGGTATGCTATTTCCCTTTGCACAACCTCTGATCGCCCGGTTTTGGATGAAAAATGTCTCGATTCCTCTAGACATGATTTTTCTAAAAGATGGTATAGTAAAAGCAGTTTTGCTAAATGTCCCCCCTTGTGCTGTGGATCCTTGTCCTGTCTATGGGCCAAACACCATGGTTAATCAAGTGATCGAACTAGCCGGGGGTCGAGCCAAAGAATTAGGAGTGAAAGAAGGAGATAAAATTAAGATTGAGTCTATCTCAAGACCTTAA
- a CDS encoding DUF2949 domain-containing protein, with protein MSTIAYSQFRQFLQEELSLPQESIAMAERSIQSDKIHLPMILWQYGLVTLEQLDKIYDFLEKVV; from the coding sequence ATGTCCACGATTGCCTATTCCCAATTCCGACAATTTCTACAAGAGGAATTGTCCCTTCCCCAAGAATCGATCGCTATGGCCGAGCGCTCGATCCAATCTGATAAAATTCATTTACCGATGATTCTCTGGCAGTACGGTTTAGTGACTTTGGAACAATTAGACAAAATTTATGATTTTCTCGAAAAGGTAGTCTAA
- a CDS encoding flagellar assembly protein H, with protein sequence MKPHDQFAKNYLEQLLSPLGIVEISKEVSDETRQIDLFFSPNPEPNPDYLGLLGRIVLNTVLIEPYRNPPNRSEIRNCLAKLLTILAELQRQAKRENQSYNEDNAPRLWILSPSASLTLLESIGAKLDPDWPEGVYFLPSLYRTAIIAINQLPVTAETLWLRLLGRGKTQDQAVRELLELPQGNAFWENVLELLISWRVSMEINNILETEDREVFMTLSQTYQEWKEATKQEGIEQGLEQGLERGLERGKLEAKLESIPRLLALGLSVEQIAQALDLDLEQVRQAIQETP encoded by the coding sequence ATGAAACCCCATGACCAATTTGCCAAAAACTACCTTGAACAATTACTTTCTCCCCTGGGAATCGTCGAAATCAGCAAAGAAGTCAGCGACGAAACCCGACAGATAGATTTATTTTTTTCCCCCAATCCCGAACCCAACCCCGATTATCTGGGATTATTAGGCAGAATTGTCCTTAATACTGTCTTGATTGAACCCTATCGCAATCCTCCCAACCGTAGCGAGATTCGTAATTGTTTAGCGAAACTTTTGACGATTTTAGCTGAACTGCAAAGACAAGCTAAACGGGAAAATCAGAGTTACAATGAAGACAATGCCCCTCGTTTGTGGATTTTATCCCCTTCCGCTAGTCTGACTCTTTTAGAGAGTATTGGGGCAAAATTAGACCCAGATTGGCCAGAAGGAGTCTATTTTCTTCCCTCGCTTTATCGCACGGCAATTATCGCTATTAATCAATTGCCTGTGACGGCTGAGACTCTCTGGTTAAGATTATTAGGACGGGGAAAAACTCAAGACCAAGCGGTGCGAGAATTGTTAGAATTACCTCAAGGTAATGCTTTCTGGGAAAATGTCCTGGAATTATTAATTAGTTGGCGGGTTAGTATGGAAATAAATAACATCCTAGAAACTGAAGATAGAGAGGTGTTTATGACCTTATCTCAAACCTATCAGGAATGGAAGGAAGCAACTAAACAGGAAGGAATCGAACAAGGACTAGAACAAGGACTAGAGCGAGGACTAGAGCGAGGTAAACTAGAGGCTAAACTGGAATCTATTCCCCGTTTGCTTGCTTTGGGTTTAAGTGTGGAACAAATCGCTCAAGCTTTGGATTTAGACTTAGAACAAGTCCGACAAGCTATTCAAGAAACTCCATGA